TGGCGCTGTTGAGCACGCATCCCGCGACGGACGAGCGCATCGCCACTCTCGAGAAAAAACGAAAGGCACTGCCTCCGGATCGAAAGTTCCGCTCGTTGACTCCTCCCTGACATGACCATGCCGACGCGCATTCTGTTCTGGCTGGCGGTCCTCGCGACCGTGCCCGCCGCCTTCGCCGCCACTCCGGAAGAATACCGACTCCGCGCGTTGCGCGCCGAGGGGCGTCCGGCCGAGGGAGCGCGCCTCTTCCACGATCCCCGATCGCAATGCGCCATGTGCCACACGGTCGATGGCAAGGGAGGCAAGGCCGGACCCGACCTCTACGCCGCCGGAAACAAGTTTTCGCGCGCGGACTTGATCCGATCGATCCTGGAACCCTCGGCCTCGATCATGATGGGCTACAGCACCACCGTCCTCGAATTGCGGTCCGGCGAGGAAGTGCAGGGGGTGTTGAAAAGCGTCAACGAACGGGAATTGGTGCTCGCGCAGGCGGGCGGTCAAACCGCGCGAGTGGCCAAGAGCAATATTCGCGCGCAACGCACGAGCGGACTTTCGCTCATGCCGCCCGGATTGCAGAACGCCTTCTCGCTGGATGAATTCACCGACCTCATCGCCTATCTCGAATCGCTGAAACAGCCCGAAATCCAATCGGCCAACGAGGCGGCCACGCCGGTCCACATCGCCGCGTTGGACAAGCCCGTGCGACTGGAGCCGGTGTTCGGCGAACGTTCGCCGTTCTCGCTGCCCGTGTGGTTCGGTGAACATCCCACCGCGCCGGAGGTTTACTTGGTGGTCGAGCAAACCAACGCCGTCGTGTGGCGGGTGGAGCGCCAGGCGGGAACAGAACGGCGCTTTCCCTTCGTCAACGTGCGGTCGGAAGTGTTCGTCACGCCCACGGAAGGCTTGCTCGGGTTCGCCTTCCATCCGCGTTTTCGCGAAAATCGAAAATACTACTTCATGCACGAGTTCATGGAGAACAACCAGCGCTCCATGATCATCGGCGAACGCGTGGCCCGGGAAGACGGCCTCGCGGATTCCGGCCGGGCCACCCGCCGCGTGCTGCGCATCGAAGCGACCACGGAGGTGCATCACGGAGGCGGCTTGGAATTCGGGCCGGACGGCCTGCTCTACATCGGCATGGGAGACGCGGGCCCCCAGGAAGATCCCCTGGGACACGGACAAGACCTGGGCTCGCTTTCGGGGAAGCTCCTCCGCATCGACGTGGACCGCCTCGATCCCTGCTTGGAATACGGCATTCCGGAGAGCAATCCTTTCGCGCGCGGACGACGTCCAGGAGCCAGGCCGGAGATTTTCGCTTACGGACTGCGCCAGCCCTGGAGGTTCAGCTTTGACCCCGCCAACGGAGATCTTTGGATGGCGGACATTGGCCAGGACCGCTTCGAGGAAATCGGCATTGTGCGAGCGGGAGAGAATCACGGCTGGAACGTTTATGAAGGCTTCGAGTTGTTTTCCACCGCGCACCGCCGGGAAGGGGAACGATTCATCCCGCCGATCGTGTCGTTCCGGCGCAAGCACGGTGTCTCCGTGACGGCGGGCTACCTGCTGCGCGGTCCTCCGGCGGCGACCTTCGACGGTGTCTATATTTCTGGCGATTTCGAGTCCCGCAAACTGTGGGGCGTCGCTCAGGAAGGACGGGTGTTGAAAAAGATCCGGCAGATCGGGACGAGCCCGGCCAAGATCGTGGCCTTCGGACAGGATCGAAAAGCGAACCTGTATCTCGTGGGCTACGATTTGGGCATCATCTATCGCATCGATTTTTCAACCGCAGTATTCGAGTAGGGAGAAGGTTTGACATGAAGAAAGTTTCACAAATACATCGTCCATCGATCAGGTCCTGGATCGCGGCCTGGCTGGTGGGAATGACAACCCTTGGGCAGGCCGCTTCGCAAAGCATGACTGTGGTGCGGCTCGACGCGCCCGCCCCGCCTCCGGAATGGGCCTTCTGGCAGAGGCAATTGCTTGACCAAATGGGCCCCGCCGCGCGCGAGTTTGTCCAGCGCTACACCAAGCCGGACGGCACCCTGATCTGGCGGAAGGAATGGCCCGGCATGGATGGCTCCGACGACGGATACGAAAGCTTTTACAATTTTCCGCTCTTCCACGCCTTGGGCGGTCCGGAGGACTTCGCCCCGCTGTCCGTGAAACTCTGGGACGCGGTGACCCGGCAATTCACGGGCTATGGCCAGGTGCATCGCGAGTTCGATGGCTATTACGACTGGATGCATCACGGCGAGAGCTATGTGAATTTCTACTTTTTCGGGCTGTCTGTTCCCGAACATCGCCGCATGCGGGAACGCGCCTTTCGCTTCGCCGGCATGTACATCGGGGAAGACCCGCGGGCGCCGAATTACGATCCGGTCCATCGCATTCTGCGCTCTCCCTTGAACGGCAGCCGAGGCCCCCGTTTCGTGACCACGGAGCTGGATTGGTCCACGCACCGGGACGATCTCGCGCCTTACCCGCTTCCTTACGACGATATCCCGGGCATCACCAGCGGCAAGGCTTGGCTGGACGACGCGCTCTATCCCCGCCTCCTCAGCGTCATGAACGACCGCATGATGCGTGGCGACGTGCCTCTGAATCTGACCGCGTCGAGTCTGGTGCTGCATGCCTATCTCTACCGGGGCGACGCCAAATACCGGGAATGGATTCTTGGTTACGTGGACGCCTGGAAAGATCGCATGCGCCAGAACGGCGGGATCCTGCCCGACAACGTGGGTTTGACCGGAAAAATCGGTGAACACACTGGCGGCAAATGGTGGGGCGGATATTACGGTTGGAAATGGCCGCACGGGTTGTTCAACCAAGTCGAAGCCACCTTGATCGGCGGAGCCAACGCGCTCCTGCTCAGCGGCGACCTCTCCCATCTCGAACTTTGCCGCGGTGTGGTGGAGAGCGTGCGGAACCGTGGACGCAAGGAAGGCGAGGTTTTTCTAGTCCCACACCGGCACAACGACCAGGGCTGGCACGACTTTCGACCGATCAACCCGAGCTACTTGATCCACCTCTGGTACCTTTCCCAGCTGCCCTCGGACTATGACCGTGTGGAGCAAATGACGGACACCCGCG
The Verrucomicrobiota bacterium genome window above contains:
- a CDS encoding c-type cytochrome; protein product: MTMPTRILFWLAVLATVPAAFAATPEEYRLRALRAEGRPAEGARLFHDPRSQCAMCHTVDGKGGKAGPDLYAAGNKFSRADLIRSILEPSASIMMGYSTTVLELRSGEEVQGVLKSVNERELVLAQAGGQTARVAKSNIRAQRTSGLSLMPPGLQNAFSLDEFTDLIAYLESLKQPEIQSANEAATPVHIAALDKPVRLEPVFGERSPFSLPVWFGEHPTAPEVYLVVEQTNAVVWRVERQAGTERRFPFVNVRSEVFVTPTEGLLGFAFHPRFRENRKYYFMHEFMENNQRSMIIGERVAREDGLADSGRATRRVLRIEATTEVHHGGGLEFGPDGLLYIGMGDAGPQEDPLGHGQDLGSLSGKLLRIDVDRLDPCLEYGIPESNPFARGRRPGARPEIFAYGLRQPWRFSFDPANGDLWMADIGQDRFEEIGIVRAGENHGWNVYEGFELFSTAHRREGERFIPPIVSFRRKHGVSVTAGYLLRGPPAATFDGVYISGDFESRKLWGVAQEGRVLKKIRQIGTSPAKIVAFGQDRKANLYLVGYDLGIIYRIDFSTAVFE